A window of the Gossypium arboreum isolate Shixiya-1 chromosome 2, ASM2569848v2, whole genome shotgun sequence genome harbors these coding sequences:
- the LOC108464532 gene encoding cyclin-A1-1-like, translated as MKWPPHFTLLTIIEWKQRPGCLDISNHPISPPQKDVQEKYKNGNHGFLCYSLSNKESCNMSTQNGNRRSSFSSSTTSSLAKRHASSSDNVGKVMASMPKKRVPLSNISNQKNTSRSSVSASSLVPCSNKVPKTRKTMPDNNNVGFSGHVLPSTHVQPGSVPPPKVVTSFPRGNEVALPPPPATISTIPPPPSTMEVSPSKSDGLSVSMDETMSTCDSFKSPEVEYMDNHDVTAVDSIERKTFRNLYISDHVEAPGNICNRDAVAEMEMDDKIIDVDDNYMDPQLCATFACDIYKHLRASEVKKRPSTDFMERIQKDINSNMRAILIDWLVEVAEEYRLVPDTLYLTVNYIDRYLSGNMMNRQRLQLLGVACMMIAAKYEEICAPQVEEFCYITDNTYFKEEVIEMESSVLNYLKFEMTAPTAKCFLRRFVRAAQGIIEVPLMQLECMANYITELSLLEYSMLCHPPSLIAASAIFLAKFILLPSKKPWNSTLQHYTLYKPSDLCDCVKDLHRLCCNNNSTLPAIREKYNQHKYKCVAKKNWPPSIPSEFFQN; from the exons atgaagtgGCCCCCACATTTTACGCTCCTAACGATTATCGAGTGGAAGCAACGGCCAGGATGTTTGGACATTTCAAATCACCCCATTTCCCCGCCTCAAAAGGATGttcaagaaaaatataaaaatggaaaccACGGCTTTCTTTGCTACTCTCTTTCCAACAAAGAAAGCTGCAATATGTCGACGCAAAATGGTAATCGGCGATCGTCGTTTTCCTCCTCTACGACGTCGTCTTTGGCCAAACGACATGCATCGTCCTCGGATAACGTCGGAAAAGTCATGGCTTCTATGCCTAAAAAGAGAGTCCCTCTTAGTAACATTTCTAACCAGAAGAACACCTCAAGAAGCTCCGTTTCGGCTTCTTCTTTG GTACCATGTTCAAACAAAGTCCCCAAGACCAGGAAGACAATGCCTGATAACAATAATGTAGGTTTTTCAGGGCATGTTTTACCTTCAACACATGTACAACCCGGTTCAGTTCCGCCTCCCAAGGTTGTCACATCTTTTCCAAGAGGAAATGAAGTGGCCTTGCCCCCTCCTCCTGCTACTATCTCCACCATCCCTCCTCCACCATCTACCATGGAGGTTTCGCCTAGCAAATCAGATGGCTTATCAGTTTCCATGGACGAGACAATGTCTACCTGTGATTCTTTCAAAAGTCCTGAAGTTGAATATATGGACAATCATGATGTTACGGCtgttgattcgattgaacgaaaGACGTTCAGAAATCTCTACATTTCGGACCATGTTGAAGCACCAG GGAATATATGCAATAGAGATGCAGTTGCAGAGATGGAAATGGATGATAAGATAATTGATGTTGATGACAATTACATGGATCCACAGCTTTGCGCAACATTTGCTTGTGATATTTACAAGCACCTACGTGCATCTGAG GTGAAGAAAAGACCTTCCACTGACTTCATGGAGAGAATTCAGAAAGACATAAATTCCAACATGCGTGCAATTCTAATTGATTGGCTTGTAGAA GTGGCTGAAGAGTACAGGCTTGTACCAGATACATTATATTTGACAGTGAACTACATAGATCGGTATCTTTCAGGGAATATGATGAACAGGCAACGCCTACAGTTGCTTGGTGTTGCCTGCATGATGATTGCAGC AAAATATGAGGAGATTTGCGCTCCTCAGGTGGAGGAGTTCTGCTACATCACTGATAATACATATTTCAAAGAGGAGGTTATAGAAATGGAATCTTCTGTTTTGAATTACTTGAAGTTTGAAATGACTGCCCCAACAGCTAAATGTTTCTTAAG ACGGTTTGTTCGAGCTGCTCAAGGGATCATTGAG GTTCCATTAATGCAATTAGAGTGCATGGCCAACTATATCACTGAACTCTCTCTCCTAGAGTACAGTATGCTTTGTCATCCTCCATCACTTATCGCTGCTTCTGCAATTTTCCTGGCCAAATTCATTCTTCTTCCTTCGAAGAAACCTTGG AATTCAACCTTGCAGCATTACACTCTTTACAAGCCATCTGATCTATGTGACTGTGTTAAGGATCTTCATAGATTATGCTGTAACAACAACTCTACTTTGCCAGCAATCAGGGAGAAATACAATCAACATAAG TATAAGTGTGTGGCAAAGAAGAATTGGCCTCCTTCAATACCTTCAGAATTCTTCCAAAATTGA
- the LOC108466815 gene encoding LOW QUALITY PROTEIN: 2-methylpropanoate--CoA ligase CCL4-like (The sequence of the model RefSeq protein was modified relative to this genomic sequence to represent the inferred CDS: deleted 2 bases in 1 codon) yields MELLLPNPANSTPLTTLGFLDRAATAYGDSPSIVYNNVSYTWLQTHCRCLQMASSLTSLGIQRGQVVSVVAPNVPSMYELQFSVPMSGAVLNNINTRLDAHTLSILLQHSESKLVFVDHHSSSLVLEAISLFPRNTKHPQLILIDDEMVSSGSKSTSSTSHFLDHYEGILEDGDPKFKYVRPQSEWDRMVLNYTSGITSCPKGVSLSHRAIFIKTMDALVDWSVPNQPVYLWTLPIFHANGWSFPWGMAAVGGTNICHRKVDPSQIYRLIKQHKVTHMCGAPVVLNMLSNSPDLETLDHHVQILTAGSPPPAPVLARTESIGFVVSHGYGLTETGGIVVSCAWKQKWNKLPLTERARLKSRQGVNTVGLTEADVLDPKTGEPVKRDGKTVGEVVLRGGSLTLGYLKDTEGTSKCMRENGWFYTGDVGVIHPDGYLEIKDRSKDIIISGGENISSPEVESVLYSYPAVNEAAVVAKPDKFWGETPCAFVSLKKNGELTQKPSEKEIIQYCRDRLPHYMVPKTMVFENELPKTSTGKVQKFILRRIAKAMSLVGLP; encoded by the exons ATGGAACTTCTATTGCCAAATCCTGCAAACTCaacccctttaacaactttaGGGTTCTTGGATAGAGCTGCCACCGCCTATGGCGACTCTCCTTCcattgtttacaacaatgtttcatacacaTGGTTGCAAACCCACTGCCGATGTCTCCAGATGGCATCATCGTTGACATCCCTCGGCATCCAACGTGGCCAAGTGGTGTCAGTTGTCGCCCCAAATGTTCCTTCCATGTACGAGCTTCAGTTTTCTGTGCCCATGTCCGGGGCTGTCCTTAATAACATCAATACTCGCCTTGATGCTCACACTTTGTCGATACTCTTACAACACAGCGAGTCCAAGCTTGTTTTTGTGGACCACCATTCTAGTTCACTTGTTCTTGAGGCAATCTCGTTGTTTCCAAGGAACACCAAACATCCGCAACTCATCCTCATTGATGACGAGATGGTCTCATCAGGAAGCAAAAGCACATCATCAACCAGTCACTTTCTTGATCATTACGAGGGGATACTGGAAGACGGTGATCCAAAGTTCAAGTAC GTGAGGCCACAGAGTGAGTGGGATCGAATGGTGTTGAACTACACATCAGGCATAACATCTTGTCCAAAAGGTGTGAGCTTAAGCCATAGGGCAATTTTCATAAAAACCATGGATGCTTTGGTTGATTGGTCGGTTCCAAATCAACCTGTTTACTTATGGACTCTACCCATTTTCCATGCTAATGGGTGGAGCTTCCCATGGGGTATGGCTGCAGTAGGAGGGACCAACATTTGCCACCGCAAAGTTGACCCTTCACAGATTTACCGTTTGATCAAACAACATAAGGTGACGCACATGTGTGGTGCACCTGTAGTTCTTAACATGCTATCAAATTCACCAGACCTAGAAACATTAGACCATCATGTCCAGATTCTAACAGCTGGTTCACCCCCACCAGCACCAGTACTAGCCAGAACCGAGTCGATAGGCTTTGTGGTGAGCCACGGATATGGATTAACTGAAACTGGAGGAATCGTTGTCTCATGTGCGTGGAAACAGAAATGGAACAAACTTCCATTAACAGAAAGGGCCAGGCTAAAGTCAAGACAAGGAGTGAACACTGTTGGTTTAACGGAAGCCGACGTTTTGGATCCTAAGACTGGGGAACCTGTTAAACGTGATGGAAAAACTGTTGGCGAGGTTGTTTTACGAGGAGGATCTCTCACGTTAGGGTATCTCAAAGACACTGAAGGAACGTCCAAATGTATGAGAGAAAATGGCTGGTTTTATACGGGAGACGTAGGTGTAATTCACCCAGATGGTTATTTGGAAATCAAGGATCGATCCAAGGATATAATTATAAGCGGTGGGGAAAATATAAGCAGCCCTGAAGTTGAGTCGGTGTTGTATTCATATCCAGCGGTTAATGAGGCGGCGGTGGTGGCTAAGCCTGATAAGTTTTGGGGTGAAACACCATGTGCATTTGTTAGTTTGAAGAAGAATGGTGAGTTGACTCAGAAACCAAGCGAGAAGGAGATTATACAGTATTGTAGGGATAGGTTGCCACATTATATGGTGCCGAAGACGATGGTGTTTGAAAATGAGCTTCCCAAGACTTCCACGGGGAAAGTACAGAAGTTCATTCTCAGGAGAATTGCTAAGGCTATGAGTTTAGTTGGCCTGCCCTAG